One Calditrichia bacterium DNA window includes the following coding sequences:
- a CDS encoding flagellar basal body L-ring protein FlgH: MKKTQFLSIALLLVSIAANAQQDMGKSMSLFTDNKANKVGKGITVLVMEFSQASNEAKTESKKQTTNNVGIEKGTGMLQFLPEFGINGKTQNDFKGDARTSRKGSLRAKIAARIVGVNDAGDYVIEGKRVVETNNEKEVYSLEGAVRPEDIMADNTVFSYNIYDAHIIYKGKGEVARAQKPGVITRFLQWLF; this comes from the coding sequence ATGAAAAAAACACAATTTTTGAGCATCGCGCTGTTACTCGTCAGCATCGCGGCAAACGCCCAGCAGGATATGGGCAAAAGTATGAGCCTGTTTACGGACAATAAAGCCAACAAAGTTGGCAAAGGCATCACCGTTCTGGTAATGGAGTTTTCGCAAGCCAGCAACGAAGCAAAAACCGAGTCCAAAAAGCAGACAACCAACAACGTCGGCATCGAAAAAGGCACCGGCATGTTGCAATTTTTGCCGGAGTTTGGCATCAACGGCAAAACGCAAAATGATTTTAAAGGCGATGCGCGCACCTCTCGTAAAGGCTCGCTGCGTGCCAAAATTGCCGCACGAATTGTTGGTGTAAACGACGCCGGCGATTACGTCATCGAAGGCAAACGCGTTGTCGAAACCAACAACGAAAAAGAAGTTTACTCGCTGGAAGGCGCTGTCCGCCCGGAAGACATCATGGCGGATAACACGGTTTTTTCCTACAATATTTACGATGCACACATCATTTACAAAGGCAAAGGCGAGGTTGCCCGGGCGCAAAAGCCCGGTGTTATCACCCGTTTTTTGCAATGGTTGTTTTAG
- the flgA gene encoding flagellar basal body P-ring formation protein FlgA yields MKRIFNKYSNLLAFCLTALLIGSAVFAQTESVIVGQHEIRQKINAFLESCYINQPARFETEWISDIPVWKIGQDIDSIAVHYGRNSLPRSQTIVRIEAYHNGRVIRRLSYSLRVRVFAQVFVSNENISSKTPLNPQQFTIAEEEITAVSGDPLLADASLANQQTRRFVRNGAILTTEMIEAIPLVARGDLITLRYDTGAIQVELQARAQQDGGAGEEIWCMGADGRKRYRARIESETTAALIP; encoded by the coding sequence ATGAAGCGGATTTTCAATAAATACAGCAACTTGCTGGCTTTCTGCCTAACCGCTTTGCTGATTGGCAGCGCGGTTTTCGCACAAACTGAATCGGTGATTGTCGGACAGCACGAAATTCGCCAAAAAATCAATGCGTTTCTCGAAAGCTGTTACATCAACCAACCGGCGCGTTTCGAAACCGAATGGATCAGCGATATTCCGGTGTGGAAAATCGGGCAGGATATCGATTCGATTGCCGTGCATTACGGCAGAAATTCGTTGCCGCGCAGCCAGACCATCGTGCGTATCGAAGCCTATCACAACGGTCGCGTGATCCGGCGATTGAGTTATTCGCTGCGAGTTCGCGTATTTGCGCAAGTATTTGTTTCCAATGAGAATATCTCATCCAAAACGCCGCTTAACCCGCAGCAGTTTACCATCGCAGAAGAAGAAATTACCGCCGTTTCCGGCGATCCGCTGCTGGCCGATGCATCGCTGGCGAATCAGCAAACCCGCCGGTTTGTGCGCAACGGCGCCATTCTCACCACAGAAATGATCGAAGCAATTCCGCTGGTTGCCCGTGGCGATCTGATCACACTGCGATACGATACGGGCGCCATTCAGGTGGAGTTGCAGGCGCGCGCGCAGCAGGATGGCGGCGCCGGCGAGGAAATTTGGTGCATGGGTGCAGATGGCAGAAAACGCTATCGCGCTCGCATCGAATCGGAAACGACAGCAGCATTAATTCCATAG
- the flgG gene encoding flagellar basal-body rod protein FlgG: MDKVLYVAASGMQAQKLYIDVIANNLANVNTTGFKKSAINFQDLLYESIRDAGEPTEGAQNRPVPLQLGNGSRAVATNKSFAQGAITVTENPLDIAIQGDGFMMVRMPDGNAAYTRDGALKISSDGLIVTTDGYVVEPELTIPEDAQQIVIRADGQVEVLSFGETQFSQIGQLELARFINPAGLESMGHNLYRETAASGTPFSGIPGTEGLGSLAQGFLEASNVDVVEEMVAMIAAQRAYEINSKAIRTAEEMYDIENRLK; the protein is encoded by the coding sequence ATGGATAAAGTGCTATATGTAGCGGCATCGGGCATGCAAGCCCAAAAGCTATACATCGATGTAATTGCGAACAATCTCGCCAACGTAAACACCACCGGATTCAAAAAAAGCGCCATCAATTTTCAGGATTTGCTGTACGAAAGCATCCGCGATGCCGGTGAACCCACCGAAGGCGCCCAAAATCGTCCTGTTCCGTTGCAATTGGGCAACGGCTCCCGCGCGGTTGCCACAAATAAAAGTTTTGCGCAAGGGGCAATTACCGTAACGGAAAATCCGCTGGATATCGCCATTCAGGGTGACGGATTTATGATGGTGCGCATGCCGGACGGCAACGCTGCATACACCCGCGATGGCGCGCTGAAAATCTCGTCGGACGGATTAATCGTAACTACAGACGGTTATGTGGTTGAACCGGAGTTAACGATTCCCGAAGATGCACAACAAATCGTCATTCGTGCCGACGGGCAGGTAGAAGTGCTCAGTTTTGGCGAAACCCAGTTTTCGCAAATCGGGCAACTGGAGCTGGCGCGATTCATCAACCCCGCCGGTTTGGAATCGATGGGGCATAACCTCTATCGCGAAACTGCAGCTTCCGGCACGCCGTTTTCCGGCATTCCCGGCACCGAAGGTTTGGGATCGCTGGCGCAGGGATTTCTGGAAGCATCCAACGTGGATGTTGTCGAAGAAATGGTTGCGATGATCGCCGCACAGCGCGCATACGAAATCAACTCCAAAGCCATTCGCACCGCCGAAGAAATGTATGACATCGAAAACCGTCTGAAGTAA
- the flgF gene encoding flagellar basal-body rod protein FlgF, producing MINSIYLNKTGMIIQQRRLDVSTNNLANINTVGYKKDGVFFHKLAEALADTGEADANRLPGSSNVDFSLGTMQRTDNPLDVAINGEGFFVIQGEDGEYFSRNGSFQLDGEGRLVTIDGHSVVTDGGEIQIAGGEVRFNEKGEIIVDGQSVGRLRIATFEDPQQLERIGDAYFKAGTAGATDLPNEEIDLRAGYLELSNVDPVMEMVNMIEINREYELGQKVINTQDNTLDKLINQTGRP from the coding sequence ATGATTAACAGTATTTATCTCAATAAAACAGGGATGATTATCCAGCAACGCCGGTTGGATGTTTCCACAAATAATCTCGCAAATATCAACACCGTCGGGTACAAAAAAGATGGTGTTTTCTTCCACAAACTGGCCGAAGCGCTTGCCGATACTGGCGAAGCCGATGCCAATCGGCTGCCCGGCAGCTCCAACGTGGATTTCAGCCTCGGAACCATGCAACGCACCGATAATCCGCTGGATGTCGCCATCAACGGCGAAGGTTTTTTTGTGATTCAGGGGGAAGACGGCGAATATTTTTCCCGTAACGGCAGTTTTCAACTGGATGGCGAAGGACGTTTGGTCACCATCGACGGTCACAGCGTTGTGACAGACGGCGGTGAAATTCAGATTGCCGGCGGCGAAGTGCGCTTCAACGAAAAAGGCGAAATTATCGTGGATGGGCAAAGTGTCGGTCGTTTGCGCATCGCTACATTCGAAGATCCGCAGCAACTGGAACGCATTGGCGATGCCTATTTTAAAGCGGGAACCGCCGGAGCCACCGATTTACCTAACGAAGAAATTGATCTTAGGGCCGGATATCTGGAATTGAGCAACGTGGACCCGGTGATGGAAATGGTGAATATGATCGAAATTAACCGGGAATACGAACTGGGACAAAAAGTGATCAACACACAAGACAACACGCTGGACAAGTTGATCAACCAGACCGGTCGCCCGTAA
- a CDS encoding HDOD domain-containing protein, translating into MPTSKLDSKTRIEIWNTLKSIDNVPTMPSVYFKLDKLLSDPNASIVSVRRAIEEDPPIVAKILQRVNSGYYNLSREVNNIQQAIVMLGLTEIYNLVVELSILSMFQNMKESPYFSFDKFWKHSSGTARTASAIRKHIGISFDNVEFTSGLLHDFGRLILCIFFNELYQTVFEYSETNQSSLYDAEMEQLNFTHTEAGYWLAKRWHLPTEVSDVMLHHHDVTPKDVREHPLRAIVYLADKITNLWGFSLHPVPNFDAIEEDPIWLEAVKVYPRMATFPLDDMINILNMPIEEADTYLYQEESERNTGKVQLASLKDIVENLINGFAELQHNLEEKQLSWIDAFVKMRMALQSNIRMDLLSIYRWNADAFKLEPIFTHGDPTSALDMINFRRGKGAVRWIMQNKKPLLISNAERNSKITEKVVNSFLGVPIVTGNSFSGVMVVGCFQDGQYGDNEQYFLEVASEYVGRLFRFVE; encoded by the coding sequence ATGCCGACAAGTAAACTAGATTCAAAAACCCGCATCGAAATTTGGAACACGCTAAAAAGCATCGATAATGTGCCCACAATGCCCAGTGTATATTTTAAGCTGGACAAGTTGTTGAGCGATCCGAATGCATCGATCGTTTCTGTGCGGCGTGCAATTGAAGAAGATCCGCCGATTGTTGCCAAAATTTTGCAACGCGTAAACAGCGGATATTACAACCTTTCCAGAGAAGTGAATAATATTCAGCAAGCTATTGTAATGTTAGGGTTAACCGAAATTTACAATCTGGTTGTCGAATTGAGCATTCTCAGCATGTTCCAGAACATGAAAGAATCGCCGTATTTTAGTTTCGATAAATTTTGGAAACACTCATCAGGGACAGCCAGAACAGCTTCGGCTATCCGCAAGCATATCGGCATAAGTTTCGATAATGTTGAATTTACATCCGGATTGCTGCACGATTTTGGTCGATTGATTTTATGTATTTTCTTTAACGAGCTTTACCAAACGGTGTTTGAATATAGCGAAACAAACCAATCATCGCTGTATGATGCGGAAATGGAACAGCTCAATTTTACCCATACGGAAGCCGGTTATTGGCTGGCCAAACGCTGGCATTTGCCAACTGAAGTTTCCGATGTGATGCTCCACCACCACGATGTTACACCAAAAGATGTGCGTGAACACCCGCTTCGGGCAATTGTTTATCTCGCAGATAAAATCACCAACTTGTGGGGATTCAGCCTTCATCCCGTACCGAATTTCGATGCCATTGAAGAAGACCCGATATGGTTGGAAGCTGTGAAAGTTTATCCCAGAATGGCAACTTTCCCGCTGGATGACATGATCAACATTTTGAATATGCCCATCGAAGAAGCAGACACCTACCTGTATCAGGAAGAATCCGAACGCAACACGGGCAAGGTTCAACTGGCATCGCTGAAAGATATCGTTGAAAACCTGATCAACGGATTCGCCGAGCTGCAACACAATCTCGAAGAAAAACAACTTTCGTGGATCGACGCATTCGTAAAAATGCGCATGGCGCTGCAATCCAACATCCGGATGGATCTGTTGAGCATTTACCGCTGGAATGCAGATGCATTCAAACTGGAACCGATTTTCACTCACGGCGACCCCACCAGCGCATTGGATATGATCAATTTCCGGCGCGGAAAAGGCGCGGTTCGCTGGATCATGCAAAATAAAAAACCCCTGCTCATCAGCAATGCGGAAAGAAATTCAAAAATTACAGAAAAAGTGGTTAACTCATTTTTAGGTGTGCCGATAGTAACGGGTAACTCATTTTCTGGCGTAATGGTAGTTGGCTGTTTTCAGGACGGCCAATATGGCGATAACGAACAATATTTTCTGGAAGTTGCCAGCGAATATGTCGGTCGCCTCTTCCGTTTTGTCGAATAA
- a CDS encoding HDOD domain-containing protein produces the protein MKFVKVPREIDTKLDQIDSVATLPHIATEILEVMRSQNSSMRKIAAVIEKDPSITVKILKIANSPLWGAVGKVESVQRALVLLGLKQVSNIVIAISLYSTFAQLKPNPYFNRDQFWRHSIATAQIARKLCATLNINFNGEEFVTGLIHDLGKIVMDQFFGDRFKAIVEDAKRNGGSYVEIEKKHMDCTHADIGAALLERWNFPGSIVMSIQYHHIPDQAPDYREMVSMINLANQLAKYWEFPDNNGNVSSLQKLPSWRTLTKAYPDCANFDLEEFLTELNSEMDRNASIGKLISI, from the coding sequence ATGAAGTTTGTGAAAGTACCTCGCGAAATTGATACCAAATTAGACCAAATTGACAGCGTTGCAACGCTTCCGCACATTGCCACGGAAATTCTCGAAGTTATGCGCAGTCAAAATTCTTCGATGCGCAAAATTGCAGCCGTCATCGAAAAAGACCCGTCGATAACCGTCAAAATTCTCAAAATAGCCAACTCGCCACTGTGGGGCGCAGTAGGAAAAGTGGAAAGTGTGCAGCGTGCGCTGGTGCTGTTGGGACTAAAGCAGGTTTCAAACATTGTGATTGCCATTAGCCTGTATAGCACATTTGCCCAACTAAAACCCAATCCGTATTTCAATCGGGATCAGTTTTGGCGGCATTCCATTGCGACGGCACAAATTGCCCGCAAATTATGCGCAACCCTCAACATCAATTTTAACGGCGAAGAATTTGTCACCGGATTAATTCACGATCTCGGCAAAATTGTGATGGACCAGTTTTTTGGCGATCGCTTTAAAGCGATTGTTGAAGATGCCAAGCGCAATGGCGGCTCATATGTTGAAATTGAGAAAAAGCACATGGATTGCACCCATGCGGATATCGGCGCGGCGCTGCTGGAACGTTGGAATTTCCCGGGTTCGATTGTTATGTCGATCCAATACCACCACATACCGGATCAAGCACCGGATTATCGCGAAATGGTAAGCATGATCAATTTGGCAAATCAATTGGCAAAATATTGGGAATTCCCCGATAACAACGGAAATGTTTCCAGTTTACAAAAATTACCATCCTGGAGAACGTTGACAAAAGCATATCCTGATTGTGCAAATTTTGATCTGGAAGAATTTTTGACAGAACTTAATTCTGAAATGGATCGCAACGCATCCATCGGCAAATTGATCAGTATTTAA
- the carA gene encoding glutamine-hydrolyzing carbamoyl-phosphate synthase small subunit, whose product MLQTADLPDIAESDIYRPDNRIAGRLVLEDGTVFDGWAFGHPASIAGEVVFNTGMAGYPDTLTDPSYRGQILTLTYPLIGNYGVPSSRKTGNLNLNFESNRIQVQALVVSDYSLEYSHWNAARSLSDWLKSEKIPAITGIDTRSLTQILREKGAMLGKIEFGDETISFYNPNLLNLVAETSIDKPVVYGEAAKRVVLIDCGAKHNILHNLLSRDVQVLRVPWDYDLSGENFDGLMISNGPGDPKTCRATVETIRGVMARDIPVFGICMGHQLLSLAAGANTYKLKYGHRSQNQPVIDVKSGRCLITSQNHGFAVDDQNLPDEWETWFVNLNDNTNEGISHKSKPFRSVQFHPEAAPGPVDADYLFDDFIRIVNNM is encoded by the coding sequence ATGTTACAAACAGCAGATTTACCGGATATTGCAGAAAGCGACATTTACCGCCCGGACAACCGGATCGCCGGACGGCTGGTGCTGGAAGACGGCACCGTTTTTGACGGTTGGGCATTTGGGCATCCGGCATCCATTGCTGGCGAGGTAGTGTTTAATACGGGCATGGCCGGTTACCCGGATACGCTGACCGATCCATCCTATCGCGGGCAAATTTTGACGTTAACTTACCCATTGATCGGTAATTACGGTGTGCCTTCCAGCCGGAAAACCGGTAATCTAAACCTCAATTTCGAATCGAACCGCATTCAGGTTCAGGCGCTGGTTGTGTCCGATTATTCGCTGGAATACAGCCACTGGAACGCTGCCCGCAGCTTATCAGATTGGTTGAAAAGCGAAAAAATTCCTGCAATCACCGGGATCGACACCCGTTCGCTTACCCAAATTTTGCGCGAAAAAGGTGCCATGCTCGGCAAAATAGAATTCGGTGACGAAACCATCAGTTTTTACAATCCCAACCTGCTCAATCTAGTTGCGGAAACCAGCATCGATAAACCCGTGGTTTACGGCGAAGCCGCCAAACGCGTTGTGCTCATCGATTGCGGAGCGAAACACAATATTCTGCACAACCTGCTTTCGCGCGATGTTCAGGTATTGCGTGTGCCGTGGGATTACGATTTATCCGGCGAAAATTTTGACGGGCTGATGATTTCCAACGGTCCCGGGGATCCCAAAACCTGCCGCGCAACAGTAGAAACCATTCGCGGCGTGATGGCGCGGGATATTCCCGTTTTCGGCATTTGCATGGGGCACCAACTGCTTTCGCTGGCTGCCGGCGCAAACACCTACAAATTGAAATACGGACATCGCAGCCAAAACCAGCCGGTCATCGATGTGAAATCCGGGCGTTGTTTAATTACTTCGCAAAATCACGGCTTTGCCGTGGATGACCAAAATTTGCCCGATGAATGGGAAACCTGGTTTGTGAACCTGAATGACAACACCAACGAAGGCATCAGCCACAAAAGTAAGCCGTTCCGCAGTGTGCAATTTCACCCGGAAGCAGCGCCCGGCCCGGTCGATGCAGATTATTTGTTCGATGATTTTATTCGGATTGTCAACAATATGTAG
- a CDS encoding ComF family protein: protein MHNTISMFKQIGNAIGELLFPPVCHNCEQLIGAETPIPILCESCISALQSVPDSWIETRILAKMTPRHIDQMWAAFCFHDQIQHIAHAFKYKQMPDLARKTGRWIASQPNFPTFATTADMILPVPLHWKRRQIRGYNQSERLAAGLFPEYKCDTKFLKRKRHTQSQTKLKRTDRRKNVADAFVLRSPEKIAGKTVLLIDDVVTTGATLNECARTLKENGAVQVFAIAIATPVFEEEETAVNWDF, encoded by the coding sequence ATGCACAACACTATTTCGATGTTCAAACAGATCGGCAACGCCATCGGCGAATTGCTGTTTCCGCCGGTTTGCCACAATTGCGAACAGCTGATCGGCGCGGAAACACCCATTCCCATTTTGTGCGAAAGCTGCATTTCGGCATTGCAATCCGTGCCGGATAGCTGGATCGAAACACGTATTTTGGCAAAGATGACACCTCGCCACATCGATCAAATGTGGGCAGCCTTCTGTTTTCACGACCAAATACAGCACATCGCGCATGCATTCAAATACAAACAAATGCCGGATCTCGCCCGGAAAACCGGACGCTGGATTGCTTCTCAACCCAATTTTCCGACATTTGCAACAACCGCAGATATGATTTTGCCGGTACCGCTGCACTGGAAACGCCGGCAAATTCGCGGCTACAACCAAAGTGAGCGATTGGCAGCCGGCCTATTCCCGGAATACAAGTGCGATACAAAATTCCTGAAACGCAAACGCCACACCCAATCGCAAACCAAGCTGAAACGCACGGATCGTCGCAAAAATGTGGCAGATGCTTTCGTGCTCAGGTCGCCGGAAAAGATTGCCGGAAAAACCGTCTTGCTGATCGATGATGTGGTAACAACCGGCGCAACCCTGAACGAATGTGCCCGGACATTGAAGGAAAACGGCGCAGTACAGGTTTTCGCAATCGCGATTGCAACGCCGGTTTTTGAGGAGGAAGAAACTGCGGTAAATTGGGATTTTTGA
- a CDS encoding PTS sugar transporter subunit IIA: protein MKLSEILQESLIKYPLKGTAKVEVIEELLEELVKNQLIQQRDEVLDAILERERLMTTGVGHGVAIPHCRTQLIQNFVIAIGVHPEGVDFESFDHKPAHIVFLLIGPNDQHGTHLRLLTRISRIISQPHVRDALLQLKTPAEIYQFLIDQESTLIN, encoded by the coding sequence ATGAAGCTGAGCGAAATTTTACAGGAAAGCCTGATCAAATACCCTTTAAAAGGGACGGCCAAAGTTGAGGTCATCGAAGAATTGTTGGAAGAATTGGTGAAAAACCAGTTGATCCAGCAACGCGATGAAGTGCTGGATGCTATTTTAGAGCGGGAACGATTGATGACAACCGGCGTGGGACACGGCGTTGCTATTCCACATTGCCGCACCCAGCTCATCCAAAATTTTGTTATTGCCATCGGTGTGCATCCCGAAGGCGTTGATTTTGAATCGTTCGATCACAAGCCTGCCCACATTGTTTTTCTGCTCATCGGCCCGAACGACCAGCACGGCACGCATTTGCGATTACTCACCCGCATTTCCCGGATTATTTCCCAACCGCACGTTCGCGATGCCTTGCTGCAACTCAAAACACCTGCGGAAATTTATCAATTCCTGATCGATCAGGAATCCACGCTGATTAATTAG
- a CDS encoding NAD-dependent succinate-semialdehyde dehydrogenase yields MILLKDLHLLREKAYINGHWVEGSSHKTFPVTNPANGETIAQVADLGAGETRSAIEAAAAAQPEWQAKTASDRAEILRRFTNLLRTNKEDLALLMTTEQGKPLAESRGEIDYSVSFFEWFAEEARRIYGDVIPTHHPNLRNIVIKQPIGVVSAITPWNFPIAMVAKKLPAALAAGCTFVWKPAEDTPLCGLALAELGERAGLPPGVFNVVTTSDVATVGKELTTNPLVRKVSFTGSTEVGKMLLHQSADTVKKVSLELGGNAPFIVFDDADIDAAVSGAIASKFRNAGQTCVCANRILVQDAIYDDFTEKFTKAVSKLNVGNGVDERVDIGPLIAPKALEKVENLINDARENGAEIILGGSRHSLGGNFFQPTVLTNVTESAEMAQTEIFGPVAPLYRFTSEKAAITMANNTRFGLAAYFYTRDIGRIWRVSEALEYGIVGVNTGMVSTAVAPFGGVKESGIGREGSKYGIEEYLETKFICHGGITENS; encoded by the coding sequence ATGATTTTATTAAAAGATCTTCATTTATTACGCGAAAAAGCTTACATCAACGGGCACTGGGTTGAGGGCAGCAGCCACAAAACTTTCCCGGTGACCAATCCCGCCAACGGCGAAACGATTGCACAAGTTGCCGATTTGGGTGCTGGCGAAACGCGCAGCGCCATCGAAGCGGCGGCAGCAGCACAGCCGGAATGGCAGGCCAAAACGGCGTCAGATCGCGCGGAAATTTTGAGACGATTCACCAATTTACTGCGCACAAATAAAGAAGATCTGGCGTTGCTGATGACCACCGAACAGGGCAAACCGCTCGCCGAATCCCGGGGAGAGATCGATTACAGCGTCTCATTTTTTGAATGGTTTGCAGAGGAAGCGCGCCGCATTTACGGCGATGTGATCCCGACGCACCACCCCAACCTGCGCAATATTGTGATCAAACAACCGATTGGCGTGGTTTCCGCCATTACGCCGTGGAATTTCCCCATTGCGATGGTTGCCAAAAAACTGCCCGCCGCGCTGGCTGCCGGATGCACTTTTGTGTGGAAACCGGCGGAAGATACGCCGCTATGCGGTTTGGCGCTGGCGGAACTCGGCGAACGCGCCGGATTACCGCCGGGCGTGTTCAATGTGGTAACCACATCGGACGTGGCAACAGTTGGGAAAGAATTGACCACAAATCCGCTGGTGCGCAAGGTGTCCTTCACCGGCTCCACGGAAGTGGGGAAAATGTTGCTGCACCAGAGCGCGGATACCGTCAAAAAAGTATCGCTGGAACTGGGCGGCAACGCGCCGTTCATCGTGTTTGACGATGCAGATATCGACGCAGCGGTGAGCGGTGCCATCGCCAGCAAATTCCGCAACGCCGGGCAAACCTGCGTTTGCGCCAACCGCATTCTCGTTCAGGATGCGATTTACGATGACTTCACCGAAAAATTCACTAAAGCCGTTTCGAAACTGAACGTGGGCAACGGCGTGGACGAACGGGTGGACATCGGTCCGCTGATTGCCCCAAAAGCGCTGGAAAAAGTGGAAAACCTGATCAACGACGCCCGCGAAAACGGCGCAGAAATTATTCTCGGCGGCAGCCGCCATTCGCTCGGCGGCAATTTTTTCCAACCCACCGTACTCACAAATGTCACCGAATCCGCGGAAATGGCACAAACCGAAATTTTTGGTCCGGTTGCGCCGCTGTATCGGTTCACATCAGAAAAAGCGGCCATTACAATGGCGAATAACACTCGTTTCGGGCTGGCAGCGTATTTTTATACGCGGGATATCGGGCGAATCTGGCGGGTTTCCGAAGCGCTGGAATATGGCATTGTCGGCGTGAATACCGGAATGGTTTCCACAGCGGTTGCGCCGTTTGGCGGCGTAAAAGAATCGGGAATCGGCCGGGAAGGCTCAAAATACGGCATTGAGGAATATCTGGAAACAAAATTTATTTGTCACGGCGGGATTACAGAAAATTCGTAA
- a CDS encoding DUF2177 family protein has translation MKLLFYIKLYAMMVPVFFLIDMLWLGWLAKGFYRKHLDYILSPQVNWTAAIVFYLIYIAGIMIFAVLPALDKASFSKALILGALFGFFTYATYDLTNLATLKDWPLPVVFVDILWGTVLCASVSAAGFAAGKWLS, from the coding sequence ATGAAGCTATTGTTTTACATAAAGTTATACGCAATGATGGTTCCGGTATTTTTCCTGATCGACATGCTGTGGCTGGGCTGGCTTGCCAAAGGGTTTTACCGCAAACACCTCGATTACATTTTGAGCCCGCAGGTCAACTGGACTGCAGCGATCGTATTTTACCTGATTTACATCGCCGGAATTATGATTTTCGCGGTGCTGCCCGCGCTCGACAAAGCATCATTTTCAAAAGCACTGATTTTGGGCGCACTCTTCGGATTTTTCACCTATGCAACCTACGATTTAACCAACCTCGCCACGCTGAAAGATTGGCCGCTACCGGTGGTTTTCGTGGATATTTTGTGGGGAACGGTGCTCTGCGCATCGGTTTCCGCAGCCGGATTCGCCGCCGGAAAATGGCTTTCCTGA
- a CDS encoding T9SS type A sorting domain-containing protein gives MRFFFSMLIGFWGFVFAQSEATIMTYNILDYTGGRTQAFDTVIDEIEPDLLVTQEMGSQAGVNAFLNILNDNGTPYAAAPYFDGPDKDMALFYRTAVFDLVSVTRHATTLRDIYQYRVRHILSGDTLIVFSVHLKASDGETERQRRLQEVMVLRNVTDNLPTTANFMIVGDYNIYYSDEPAFQELIKTSRGSGYVKDPINRLGNWHNNASFADIFTQSTRVNGGAGSGGGVDDRFDMMLLCENLLSPGGIDYVSNSYTAYGNDGLHFNQAINNGQNGVVDTDVANALHDASDHMPVLLKLRFGVPTGIRDGSENLPDTPQLFDNYPNPFNPGTNIRFALPSAQDIQLNIYNARGQQVRSLANGNYLPGNHNLFWDATNDNGERVASGVYFYQLRAGVFQQSQKMLLIQ, from the coding sequence ATGCGATTTTTTTTCTCGATGTTAATTGGTTTTTGGGGATTCGTTTTTGCGCAAAGCGAAGCGACGATCATGACATACAATATTCTCGATTATACTGGCGGCAGAACGCAGGCGTTCGACACGGTGATCGACGAAATTGAACCGGATTTATTGGTGACCCAGGAAATGGGTTCGCAAGCCGGCGTGAACGCTTTTTTGAACATTTTGAATGACAACGGCACGCCCTACGCCGCCGCGCCCTATTTTGACGGCCCGGACAAAGATATGGCGCTGTTTTATCGCACCGCCGTTTTCGATCTGGTGAGCGTTACCCGTCACGCCACAACATTGCGGGATATTTACCAATACCGCGTGCGGCACATCCTTTCCGGCGATACGCTGATCGTTTTTTCCGTGCACCTGAAAGCCAGCGACGGTGAAACCGAACGCCAGCGACGCCTGCAAGAAGTAATGGTATTGCGCAACGTAACCGACAATTTGCCAACAACTGCCAATTTTATGATCGTTGGCGATTACAATATTTATTACTCCGATGAACCGGCATTTCAGGAATTGATCAAAACGTCGCGCGGCAGCGGATATGTGAAAGACCCGATCAACCGGTTGGGCAATTGGCACAACAACGCATCATTTGCAGACATTTTCACCCAATCAACCCGGGTGAACGGTGGCGCAGGTTCCGGCGGCGGCGTAGATGACCGGTTTGACATGATGCTCCTGTGCGAAAACCTGCTTTCTCCCGGCGGCATCGACTATGTTTCCAACAGCTACACGGCGTATGGCAACGACGGGCTGCATTTCAACCAGGCCATCAACAACGGGCAAAACGGCGTAGTGGATACCGATGTCGCCAACGCCCTGCACGATGCATCCGACCACATGCCTGTGTTGCTGAAGCTGCGTTTCGGCGTGCCAACCGGCATCCGGGACGGCTCGGAAAATTTACCCGACACACCGCAATTGTTCGATAATTACCCGAACCCGTTCAATCCCGGCACAAACATCCGCTTTGCGCTGCCCTCGGCACAGGATATTCAACTCAACATTTATAACGCACGCGGGCAACAGGTGCGCAGCCTTGCCAACGGCAATTACCTGCCCGGAAATCACAATTTATTTTGGGACGCCACCAATGATAACGGAGAGCGCGTTGCGTCGGGCGTTTATTTTTATCAACTGCGGGCCGGCGTTTTTCAACAATCGCAAAAAATGCTGCTGATTCAATAA